One window of the Flavobacteriaceae bacterium YJPT1-3 genome contains the following:
- a CDS encoding TolC family protein, whose translation MSRFSPKILITLTALLMSMVVAGQQAPEIRSVLTFEEYLGYVKRYHPLIKQAELALSVGEANLLRARGGFDPKFEVDYDRKKFKGTEYYDQFNATFKIPTWYGVELKANFEENTGEFLNPDLTVPDGGLYSAGVSLSLAQGLLINERMASLKQAKYFLEQSQADRELLVNQLIFEASLAYFSWLEAVNERLIYSNFQENASVRLAAVKRSIEEGDKAAIDSTEAGITVQNRRLELEMATLKAQKARLAMSTYLWLDDVPLEVQEGVFPTRPEREVLVSSLGAVNVLNIEELLAASPKLRSLEAKLEGLRVDRRFKRNKLLPVIDVQYNFLSTEYDQLSTFNTANYKAFVNASIPIFLRKERGELKLADYKVQDTEFEQLSTALTLENKIEAVKAEIQSLQTQNEYIENIVRDYQTMVDAEERRFFLGESSLFLINSREQSLIDAQLKANKLLVELLTSRAKWYNTLGFSLVSVEEQD comes from the coding sequence ATGAGTAGATTCTCTCCTAAGATTTTAATTACGCTCACTGCGCTTTTGATGTCGATGGTTGTTGCCGGACAGCAAGCACCGGAAATACGTTCTGTGCTTACTTTTGAAGAATATCTGGGTTATGTAAAACGGTACCACCCTTTGATCAAGCAGGCTGAGCTGGCCCTAAGCGTAGGGGAAGCCAATCTGTTACGCGCCCGTGGTGGCTTTGATCCTAAATTTGAGGTGGACTACGATCGTAAGAAATTCAAAGGCACCGAATACTACGATCAATTCAACGCTACCTTTAAAATACCCACCTGGTATGGCGTAGAACTCAAAGCCAATTTTGAGGAAAATACCGGCGAATTCTTAAATCCCGACCTAACGGTACCCGATGGCGGCTTATACAGTGCAGGAGTCTCGCTCAGTCTGGCACAAGGGCTGTTGATCAACGAACGAATGGCCAGTCTTAAGCAGGCCAAATACTTCCTCGAGCAGAGTCAGGCAGACCGTGAATTGCTGGTCAACCAACTTATCTTTGAAGCCAGCCTGGCCTATTTCAGTTGGTTAGAGGCCGTCAATGAGCGGTTGATCTACAGTAATTTTCAGGAAAATGCCAGCGTGCGATTGGCGGCCGTTAAGCGAAGCATCGAAGAGGGCGACAAAGCGGCTATCGACAGTACAGAAGCGGGAATTACCGTGCAAAATCGCCGACTGGAATTGGAAATGGCCACCTTGAAAGCGCAAAAAGCCCGCCTGGCCATGAGTACCTATTTGTGGTTGGATGATGTCCCCCTGGAGGTCCAGGAAGGGGTGTTTCCCACCAGGCCTGAACGTGAGGTTTTAGTATCCTCTCTAGGAGCGGTCAATGTGCTCAATATTGAAGAGTTGTTAGCGGCCTCTCCAAAATTAAGAAGCCTGGAGGCTAAATTAGAAGGATTACGAGTAGACCGGCGCTTTAAACGGAATAAATTACTCCCGGTCATTGATGTGCAGTATAATTTCCTCAGTACGGAGTACGACCAGCTATCTACCTTCAATACCGCTAATTACAAAGCCTTCGTCAATGCCAGTATCCCAATTTTTCTCCGTAAAGAACGCGGAGAGTTGAAACTGGCTGATTATAAGGTGCAGGATACTGAATTTGAGCAACTATCGACCGCCCTTACGCTTGAAAACAAGATCGAAGCGGTGAAGGCGGAGATCCAATCGCTACAAACGCAAAATGAATACATCGAGAATATCGTAAGGGACTATCAGACGATGGTAGACGCTGAAGAACGGAGATTTTTTCTGGGCGAGAGTTCGCTGTTTTTAATCAATTCCCGGGAACAGAGTTTAATCGATGCGCAATTAAAAGCCAATAAACTGCTCGTTGAACTCCTTACCAGTAGGGCGAAATGGTACAATACTTTAGGTTTTTCATTGGTTTCCGTAGAAGAGCAAGACTAG
- a CDS encoding FAD-binding protein: MSTLVQIAILPEQQQDHDLIADLAFAVYRRQASGDRGKANSIQKSDYTWRIRKRSIDARQKTVKLNLQIELFEPGEELKNLATWNAHIVSEAPEVHIIGAGPAGLFAALQAIENGLKPVIYERGKDVRSRRRDLAILNKEENVNPESNYCFGEGGAGTYSDGKLYTRSKKRGNVLKSLEWLVHFGADPDILVDAHPHIGTNKLPKIIVTIREAIIGAGGEVHFESKLTDLRIENQSITAIQINQESWIDCSHLILATGHSARDIFELLHERGVRVEAKPFALGVRVEHQQALVNKMQYHGQQDNPYLPPAAYSLVEQVDGKGVYSFCMCPGGIIAPCATAQEEVVTNGWSPSKRNNPYANSGIVVAIDPEDLPEYDPNDPFVCLRFQQAIERACWEAAGKTQHVPAQRMIDFINKKRSEDFPKTSYQPGITSVDLNTILPPMIADRLRKAFVLFGKKMKGYYTNEAVLHAPESRTSSPVAIPRDPSTLQHIEIKGLYPCGEGAGYAGGIISAAIDGMNCIDALVEVSK; this comes from the coding sequence ATGAGTACCCTCGTACAAATCGCTATTCTCCCTGAACAACAGCAGGATCATGATCTCATTGCTGATCTCGCTTTCGCGGTCTACCGTCGGCAAGCCTCTGGCGACCGAGGGAAAGCAAATAGTATACAAAAATCTGATTATACTTGGCGCATCCGAAAACGCTCCATCGATGCTCGTCAAAAAACGGTTAAACTCAACCTGCAAATCGAACTATTTGAGCCGGGGGAGGAACTTAAAAACTTAGCGACCTGGAACGCACACATTGTGAGCGAGGCCCCCGAAGTGCATATCATAGGGGCGGGGCCCGCCGGGCTCTTTGCTGCTTTACAAGCTATTGAGAACGGACTCAAACCGGTGATCTATGAACGGGGAAAAGATGTACGTTCCCGCCGTCGCGACCTGGCTATTCTGAACAAAGAGGAGAATGTAAATCCGGAATCGAATTACTGCTTTGGCGAGGGGGGAGCGGGTACTTATTCGGATGGTAAACTGTACACCCGCTCTAAAAAAAGAGGCAATGTCCTGAAATCGCTGGAGTGGTTGGTCCACTTCGGAGCTGACCCGGATATCTTGGTCGATGCGCATCCGCATATCGGAACCAATAAACTGCCTAAGATCATTGTGACCATACGCGAAGCCATCATCGGGGCAGGCGGGGAGGTGCATTTTGAATCCAAGTTGACCGATCTCCGTATTGAAAATCAATCCATCACCGCCATTCAGATCAATCAGGAATCCTGGATTGATTGTAGCCATCTTATTCTGGCCACCGGACATTCGGCCCGTGATATCTTTGAGTTGTTGCACGAGCGCGGAGTGCGCGTCGAGGCCAAACCCTTCGCACTTGGCGTGCGCGTTGAGCATCAGCAAGCCTTAGTCAATAAAATGCAATACCACGGTCAGCAAGATAATCCCTACTTGCCTCCGGCTGCCTACAGTTTGGTGGAACAAGTGGACGGAAAGGGAGTCTATTCCTTTTGTATGTGCCCGGGAGGGATCATCGCGCCCTGTGCCACGGCTCAGGAAGAAGTGGTGACCAACGGCTGGAGCCCGAGCAAACGGAATAATCCTTACGCCAATTCCGGGATTGTGGTGGCCATCGATCCAGAGGATCTCCCGGAATACGACCCCAACGATCCTTTTGTATGTCTTCGGTTTCAGCAAGCCATAGAACGGGCGTGTTGGGAAGCAGCTGGAAAAACACAGCATGTACCGGCTCAGCGCATGATCGATTTTATCAATAAAAAGCGATCGGAAGATTTTCCGAAAACCTCTTACCAACCGGGAATTACTTCTGTAGATCTCAATACGATCTTACCCCCAATGATCGCAGATCGACTGCGTAAGGCTTTTGTTTTATTTGGAAAAAAAATGAAAGGCTACTATACCAATGAAGCGGTGCTTCACGCGCCGGAGAGTCGCACCTCCTCGCCGGTTGCCATACCCCGCGATCCGTCAACACTGCAGCATATAGAAATCAAGGGCTTGTATCCTTGTGGAGAGGGAGCGGGTTATGCAGGAGGCATCATTTCAGCAGCCATTGATGGCATGAACTGCATCGATGCCCTGGTTGAAGTTTCTAAATAG
- a CDS encoding capsule assembly Wzi family protein encodes MYTNQNGRLGPLTHFSTTVSSNYSILNNEHSALRIGGGITYANELQTNFFVDEAFMEYTYRNLQFMIGTQHRSVELNGLSSVNGNILFSNNARTLPGVEVKTVRPFSIADFFAIGGSLAHYQTLDDRFVEDAMIHYKHLDLIFNWNQNSTLKATIQHAVQWGGTSPVFGKQPTSFSDYIRVVFGGSGGETARDSDQINALGNSLGSFGLTYQWRKNDSQWTLYHQSLFEDRSGTEANNFPDGVWGVQWTNPDNSWASAVLYEYIQTISQSGRPRQTEGGQQSGGDNYFNNGTYRSGWTYFGRNIGLPFITQDPDGLGFDNNRIIAHHVGVRGQLWKLNYLAKGSYVEGLGTYREPFPRRRKAVYTYLETSYATPSYGTLSLLLGADYLNTTGSNFGAGLQYRYSF; translated from the coding sequence ATGTACACTAATCAAAATGGACGTTTGGGCCCCCTGACCCATTTTTCTACCACCGTTTCATCCAACTATTCCATTCTTAACAATGAACATTCTGCACTAAGAATAGGAGGGGGGATTACCTATGCCAATGAATTACAAACGAATTTTTTTGTTGACGAGGCGTTCATGGAGTACACCTACCGCAATCTGCAATTCATGATAGGCACCCAACATCGCTCGGTAGAGCTTAACGGATTGTCATCGGTCAACGGAAATATTCTGTTTTCGAATAATGCCAGAACACTTCCCGGTGTTGAAGTGAAAACAGTTCGGCCATTTTCAATTGCGGATTTTTTTGCAATAGGCGGATCTCTAGCACACTACCAAACCCTGGATGATCGCTTTGTTGAGGATGCTATGATCCATTACAAGCACCTAGATCTTATTTTTAATTGGAATCAAAACAGTACCCTTAAAGCCACCATTCAACATGCCGTGCAATGGGGAGGAACTTCTCCTGTTTTTGGAAAGCAACCCACAAGTTTTTCCGATTACATTAGAGTAGTATTTGGGGGAAGCGGGGGCGAAACAGCTCGGGATTCTGATCAGATTAACGCCTTGGGAAATAGTTTGGGTTCGTTTGGTCTAACTTACCAATGGCGCAAAAACGATAGTCAATGGACTTTATATCACCAAAGTCTATTTGAAGATCGTTCGGGAACCGAAGCTAATAATTTTCCCGATGGAGTGTGGGGAGTACAATGGACGAATCCGGACAACTCATGGGCAAGTGCAGTGCTCTACGAATACATACAAACCATTTCTCAAAGTGGTCGCCCTCGTCAAACCGAAGGTGGTCAACAAAGTGGCGGCGATAACTATTTTAACAACGGTACCTATCGCTCCGGTTGGACCTATTTTGGGCGGAACATCGGACTTCCATTCATCACTCAAGATCCTGACGGTCTCGGCTTTGATAATAACCGGATTATCGCCCATCATGTGGGGGTTCGCGGACAGCTATGGAAACTCAATTACCTGGCCAAAGGAAGTTATGTAGAAGGTTTGGGGACCTATCGCGAACCTTTTCCGCGACGGCGAAAAGCTGTGTACACCTACCTTGAAACCTCCTACGCGACACCTAGCTACGGTACTCTCTCTTTGCTTTTGGGCGCCGACTATCTCAATACCACAGGCAGTAACTTTGGTGCTGGTTTGCAATACCGTTATTCCTTCTGA
- a CDS encoding nucleoside-diphosphate sugar epimerase/dehydratase codes for MIRRFFHAVNRLFSEENKLDIRNIRYLPRWFVLLIDTFLVLCSLILSYFILRDLKITPVGPLSPWEQLWIIISIHFVFLLIFRTYAGLIRHSSNVDAIKLFLACSFSLFVLAIANFMVLQITGQKIFLNSGLVLVFFVSFSLLFVFRLVVKHLYEYFKIVQTNEHLIKAVIIGIDESAISIAAALDIEHPQRFTVQGFASKSHNKRLRILDKPVVGVNKEMIEAIKKLYAEAIILSGNTLTAEERFSLVEQCLENDIKVYNSPLVINWGEHTTVTNQLRSLQIEDLLDREPIVLNRKNKERQLSGKTVLVTGGAGSIGSEIVRQVAGYNPKKLIVLDQAETPLHNMQLELNAHFPDLNIECVICDVANRNRLGLLFKANTIDVIYHAAAYKHVPLMEDNPSEAIVTNVYGTKNLADLAVIYNVSHFVMVSTDKAVNPTNVMGASKRAAEMYVQSRFFYEKSRKEKGSSTKFITTRFGNVLGSNGSVVPLFKKQIEKGGPVTITHPDIIRYFMTIPEACQLVLEAGAMGVGGEIFIFDMGEPVKIMSLAEKMIKLAGHEPHKDIKIKITGLRPGEKLYEELLSDESKSLPTHHEKIMISRDVNQDFDFVSGSVNSLIKAALQLKNKKTVERLKKLVPEFKSNNSEFECLDIENDLKVVKDDDLGFTA; via the coding sequence ATGATACGAAGGTTCTTTCATGCTGTAAACCGTCTATTTTCAGAAGAGAATAAGTTGGATATTAGAAACATCCGTTATTTACCTCGATGGTTCGTACTCCTTATTGACACCTTCCTTGTTCTATGCTCACTAATCCTCTCCTATTTTATTTTACGTGATTTAAAGATCACCCCTGTTGGACCTTTAAGTCCCTGGGAACAACTGTGGATTATTATTTCTATCCACTTTGTTTTTTTACTCATTTTTAGAACCTACGCCGGTCTTATACGTCATTCTTCCAATGTCGATGCCATAAAGTTATTTTTGGCCTGTTCTTTTTCGCTGTTTGTACTAGCCATTGCCAATTTTATGGTGCTTCAAATTACGGGGCAGAAAATTTTCTTGAATTCTGGGTTGGTCCTGGTGTTTTTCGTTTCCTTTTCTCTCCTCTTTGTTTTTAGACTGGTTGTCAAACATCTTTATGAGTATTTCAAAATCGTCCAAACCAATGAGCATTTGATCAAAGCAGTGATTATTGGTATCGATGAAAGTGCCATTTCCATCGCAGCTGCCCTGGATATTGAACATCCTCAGCGGTTCACCGTGCAAGGTTTCGCCTCCAAATCGCACAACAAGCGGTTGCGCATCTTAGACAAACCCGTAGTGGGGGTGAATAAAGAGATGATTGAGGCGATAAAAAAATTATATGCTGAAGCCATCATCCTTTCCGGGAATACCTTAACCGCAGAAGAGCGTTTTTCGCTGGTAGAGCAGTGTTTGGAGAATGATATCAAAGTCTATAATTCGCCTCTGGTCATCAATTGGGGTGAACATACCACCGTGACCAATCAACTACGAAGTCTGCAGATCGAAGATTTATTGGACCGCGAGCCTATTGTTTTAAACAGAAAGAATAAGGAAAGACAGCTAAGTGGAAAGACCGTCTTAGTGACCGGAGGAGCAGGTTCTATTGGTAGTGAAATTGTTCGTCAGGTAGCTGGCTACAATCCAAAAAAACTTATCGTATTGGATCAGGCGGAGACTCCCTTGCACAATATGCAATTGGAATTGAATGCACACTTTCCCGATTTGAATATAGAATGCGTAATCTGCGACGTGGCCAACAGAAACCGTTTAGGATTATTGTTTAAAGCGAATACGATTGACGTAATCTATCATGCTGCGGCCTACAAGCATGTTCCTCTCATGGAGGACAACCCCTCTGAAGCTATTGTTACAAATGTCTACGGTACTAAGAACCTGGCTGATTTGGCAGTAATTTACAATGTCTCTCATTTTGTAATGGTTAGTACCGATAAGGCTGTTAACCCGACCAACGTTATGGGAGCTTCAAAGCGAGCTGCAGAAATGTATGTCCAGTCTCGCTTTTTTTATGAGAAATCAAGAAAGGAAAAAGGAAGTTCTACGAAATTTATTACTACTCGTTTCGGAAACGTGCTCGGCTCTAATGGTTCTGTGGTTCCTTTATTTAAGAAGCAAATTGAGAAGGGCGGTCCGGTAACGATTACGCATCCTGATATCATCCGGTATTTTATGACGATTCCCGAAGCCTGTCAATTGGTTTTGGAAGCGGGTGCTATGGGGGTAGGAGGAGAAATTTTCATCTTTGACATGGGCGAACCGGTTAAAATCATGTCGCTCGCTGAAAAAATGATCAAATTAGCCGGGCATGAACCCCACAAGGACATCAAGATCAAGATTACTGGATTGCGACCCGGTGAAAAGTTATATGAAGAATTATTGAGCGATGAGAGCAAATCACTTCCAACGCATCATGAGAAAATCATGATCAGCCGGGATGTTAATCAAGATTTTGATTTCGTAAGCGGGTCGGTGAATAGTCTGATTAAAGCAGCCTTGCAATTGAAGAACAAGAAGACCGTGGAGCGTTTAAAGAAACTCGTCCCTGAATTTAAAAGTAACAATTCAGAGTTTGAATGTTTGGATATTGAGAACGATCTCAAGGTAGTAAAAGATGACGACCTTGGATTTACAGCCTGA
- a CDS encoding DegT/DnrJ/EryC1/StrS family aminotransferase: MNEDKIWLSSPHMGGSERKFVEEAFDTNWVAPLGPNVNGFEKDLEDYLKQGVQVAALSSGTAAIHLALVQCGVEMDDEVICQSFTFCGSTNPIKYLGAKPILVDSEVDTWNICPINLETAIEDRINKGKKPKAIIAVHLYGMPYKVDEINNVAKRFDIPVIEDSAEALGSSYKGKKCGTFGTFGVLSFNGNKIITTSGGGALVCYQISDKERTVYLATQAREPALHYEHKEVGYNYRLSNIAAGIGRGQMEVLDKHVKLRQKMHDFYKECFKEIPGVDVFTEPNSQIVSNHWLSAVLIDPLKTKGITNLDLLTAFAKANIEARPLWKPMHLQPLYEDAPYYGDTVAQDLFQKGLCLPSGSNLTDDDRSRIEKIIFELFY; the protein is encoded by the coding sequence ATGAATGAAGATAAAATATGGCTATCATCGCCACATATGGGCGGGTCAGAAAGAAAATTCGTCGAAGAAGCTTTTGACACCAATTGGGTTGCACCCCTGGGTCCTAATGTAAATGGATTTGAAAAAGATTTGGAGGACTATCTGAAACAAGGAGTTCAAGTTGCCGCTCTAAGCTCAGGCACGGCTGCTATTCATCTGGCTTTGGTTCAGTGCGGCGTTGAAATGGATGATGAAGTGATTTGTCAATCCTTTACGTTCTGTGGTAGTACCAATCCAATTAAATATTTGGGAGCTAAACCTATTTTGGTGGATAGTGAGGTCGACACCTGGAATATTTGCCCTATCAACTTAGAGACGGCAATCGAAGATCGAATCAATAAAGGCAAAAAGCCCAAGGCCATCATTGCAGTTCATCTCTATGGTATGCCCTATAAGGTTGATGAAATAAACAATGTAGCCAAACGGTTTGATATTCCGGTAATTGAAGATAGTGCAGAAGCATTGGGCTCGTCCTACAAGGGCAAGAAATGTGGGACCTTCGGTACCTTCGGTGTATTATCCTTCAATGGGAACAAAATCATCACGACCAGTGGTGGTGGAGCACTTGTTTGTTACCAGATTTCGGATAAAGAACGTACTGTTTATTTAGCCACGCAGGCGCGAGAACCCGCATTGCATTATGAACACAAAGAAGTTGGATACAACTACCGTCTAAGCAATATTGCTGCTGGAATTGGTCGTGGACAAATGGAGGTTCTTGATAAGCATGTGAAACTCCGTCAAAAGATGCATGACTTTTACAAGGAATGCTTCAAGGAAATTCCTGGTGTCGACGTATTTACAGAGCCCAACAGTCAAATTGTTAGTAATCACTGGTTATCAGCCGTCTTAATAGATCCTCTTAAAACCAAGGGTATTACTAATTTGGATTTGCTTACTGCTTTCGCGAAAGCCAATATCGAAGCGAGACCCTTATGGAAACCTATGCATTTGCAACCGCTTTATGAGGATGCTCCTTATTATGGAGACACTGTAGCTCAAGATTTATTTCAAAAAGGCCTATGTCTACCCTCAGGATCAAACCTAACTGATGACGACAGAAGTAGAATTGAAAAGATTATCTTTGAATTATTCTATTAA
- a CDS encoding acetyltransferase produces the protein MTIYGASGHAKVVKDIIIDNCLEIFQVVDDKKERTTFDGHVVLSSAKINASDTVIIAIGANSVRQEISKKIDASFSAPLVHSTATVSVSATMEKGTVVMPLAAINAASQIGKHCIINSSSIIEHDCIIGDYAHISPGAILTGGVTIGEGTHVGAGAVILPNIRIGKWVTIGAGAVILKNIPDYSIVVGNPGRIIKRE, from the coding sequence ATTACGATATATGGAGCTAGCGGACATGCCAAAGTTGTGAAAGATATTATTATTGACAATTGTCTTGAAATATTTCAAGTTGTAGATGATAAGAAAGAGCGGACTACGTTTGACGGGCATGTAGTGTTATCGAGTGCTAAAATTAATGCGTCAGATACGGTTATCATTGCTATTGGTGCCAACAGTGTGAGGCAAGAAATTTCTAAAAAAATTGATGCTTCGTTTAGTGCACCATTAGTCCATTCCACAGCAACTGTTAGCGTCAGTGCTACAATGGAGAAAGGTACGGTTGTTATGCCTCTGGCTGCCATAAATGCAGCCTCACAAATAGGAAAGCATTGCATAATAAATTCATCGTCGATCATAGAGCATGACTGTATTATTGGTGATTATGCCCACATTTCACCTGGAGCAATCCTTACAGGCGGAGTAACCATAGGAGAAGGAACCCACGTGGGTGCTGGTGCAGTCATTTTACCTAACATTAGAATAGGTAAATGGGTAACCATTGGTGCGGGAGCCGTAATACTAAAAAATATACCAGATTACTCGATCGTGGTTGGTAATCCAGGAAGAATAATAAAAAGAGAATAA
- a CDS encoding sugar transferase, with the protein MTRPYLIFKRLSDLFFSLALFTLFLPLIIATAILLILSGHKSPFFLQKRPGMNGEIFSIIKFKTMTDQADIAGNLLPDEKRLTPVGKLIRKLSLDELPQLLNVFKGDMSIVGPRPLLPEYLNLYTREQARRHEVRPGITGWAQVNGRNAISWEEKFKYDVWYVDHQSFYLDLKIIIKTFVKVIMRDGINEDGKATTTKFKGRL; encoded by the coding sequence ATGACGAGGCCTTATCTGATCTTTAAGCGATTGAGTGATTTATTCTTTTCTTTGGCCTTGTTCACTCTTTTTTTGCCCTTAATAATTGCTACTGCAATATTGCTCATTTTATCAGGTCATAAATCTCCATTTTTTCTACAAAAGCGACCAGGGATGAATGGTGAGATATTCAGTATAATTAAATTTAAAACTATGACTGATCAGGCAGATATTGCCGGTAATTTATTACCTGATGAAAAACGTCTTACCCCAGTTGGAAAGCTAATTAGGAAATTGTCTTTAGACGAGCTTCCTCAACTGCTGAACGTGTTTAAGGGAGATATGAGCATCGTAGGACCCAGGCCTTTACTACCAGAATATCTTAACCTTTATACAAGAGAGCAGGCGAGAAGACACGAAGTACGGCCTGGAATAACGGGATGGGCTCAAGTGAATGGAAGAAATGCAATAAGTTGGGAAGAAAAATTTAAATATGATGTGTGGTATGTTGACCACCAGAGTTTTTATCTGGACTTAAAGATTATTATTAAAACTTTTGTAAAAGTGATCATGCGTGATGGAATTAACGAAGATGGCAAAGCAACTACGACTAAGTTTAAAGGAAGGCTATGA
- a CDS encoding glycosyltransferase family 4 protein, translated as MWKSSLEVLKQKNVDLVFATSTPLTIGIPALVKKSFHRTKFIFEVRDLWPEVPIQMGGLKNPILIAIAKQLEKNIYKSAEHIIALSPGMADGVLKYESSEKVSMIPNMAKIDEFFPREHNHELLTALGLKANSFKLIHFGALGLANGVESIIDSAILLKDYPDIEFIFVGGGSREPYLKDLCQKYKLNNIHFLGKYPMNTLSEIVNFCDISLVSFMDLPILYTNSPNKLFDSLSAGKPIIVNSAGWTRNMILENECGFYVNPNHPEELKDLIISIKNDDALLDKLGRNSRKLAETTYDKSILCNKFADVISSTLLSIEKS; from the coding sequence ATGTGGAAGTCATCTTTAGAGGTACTCAAGCAGAAAAACGTAGACCTTGTTTTTGCTACCTCAACCCCTCTTACTATAGGCATACCAGCCTTGGTGAAAAAGTCGTTTCATAGGACCAAGTTTATATTTGAAGTCAGGGACTTGTGGCCAGAAGTGCCAATACAAATGGGAGGTTTGAAGAATCCAATTTTAATAGCGATTGCTAAACAACTAGAAAAAAATATTTACAAAAGTGCAGAGCATATAATAGCACTCTCTCCTGGAATGGCTGATGGAGTCTTGAAGTATGAATCATCAGAAAAGGTATCAATGATACCCAACATGGCAAAAATCGACGAATTTTTTCCAAGAGAGCATAATCATGAGTTATTGACAGCATTAGGGCTTAAGGCCAATTCTTTTAAGCTAATACATTTTGGAGCCCTTGGCTTAGCAAACGGCGTTGAATCTATAATTGATTCTGCAATCTTGTTAAAAGATTATCCTGATATTGAATTCATATTTGTTGGGGGTGGATCGCGCGAGCCCTATTTAAAAGATCTATGCCAAAAATATAAATTAAACAATATCCACTTCTTAGGTAAATATCCCATGAATACGTTATCTGAAATAGTCAATTTTTGTGATATTTCATTGGTGAGTTTTATGGACCTTCCCATACTCTATACAAACTCGCCAAATAAACTTTTCGATTCGCTTTCGGCAGGAAAACCAATAATTGTTAATTCCGCAGGCTGGACTCGAAATATGATCTTGGAAAATGAATGTGGTTTTTATGTGAATCCAAACCATCCAGAAGAATTAAAAGATCTCATTATTTCAATCAAAAACGATGACGCTCTCTTAGACAAATTGGGTAGGAATAGCCGTAAGCTTGCAGAAACAACATACGATAAATCAATTCTTTGTAATAAATTTGCCGATGTAATTTCGAGTACACTTCTATCCATAGAAAAATCATGA